AGACAAGAATGCGCTTTAGCTCTGATCTTATTCCCCTCTGCATTTTGGTTAGGGCGTAACGCCGTAGAGATTTTCCTACTGTGTTTTACCGTCTTACTTGTATTGATCGTGGAACTCATCAACAGCGCCATTGAAGCGCTGGCAGATGCAATCAGCCTTGAACACCATCCACTCTTGGGTCGAGCCAAAGATATTGGTAGTGCCGCCGTGCTCCTATGCTTACTCACCACAGGTGCATGGTGGGCTTATGTAATCATTGACCGCTTTTTTTGACTAAAGACGTACACTAACTACAAGGAGCCTTTAGCTAATCATGTCTACCTTAAACGCACCCAGCCCAACCGCTCAGGCCGCTATTCAACAAAATAGCCAAGCCATTCTGCATTTTCTACAGCAACACCCACCATTTAATCAAATGGAGATGGGGCATTTGTTAATGATGATCGAGCAGGCTTGGTTGCGTTTTTATGCCAAAGGCACACAAATCACAGGCCCGAATGATGAGGCAGAGCAATATTGGTTTTTAATCAAGCAGGGTTTAGTCCAAGGTAAACGCCCTAATCCCAAATACCCTGATAATACAGAGCGTTTTTTACTGACGGTAGGAGATAGCTTCCCTATTGCTGCCATTCTAAGCCAGCGTTCTACACGTACCACCTATACGGCACACGAAGACTGTTTTTGTTTGGTTGTTAGCGCCACTGATTTTATTAAGCTGCTGCGGGCCTCTGAACCGTTGCGGTCTTTTGCCATCGGTGGCATCAGCAGTTTATTTGATGAGCTACAACAACAAGTCCAAGCAAGAGCATCTGCCCACTTAGGGGCAGACTATTCGATCCATGACTCATTAGCCAGCCTGATTGTACGTAAACCCATCAGTTGTTTAGCCGACCAACCCTTGCAACAGGTTTTACAGATCATGCAGCAGCACCAAATTGGCAGCATGGTCATTGTCGATCAAGAACAGGCTCCGATTGGTATTTTTACTTTGCGCGATTTACGACGTGTATTAGCCGAAGACCCGCAGAATTTATATGT
This Paenalcaligenes faecalis DNA region includes the following protein-coding sequences:
- a CDS encoding diacylglycerol kinase, with the translated sequence MDRSSLSTFKSRGGIKRVVNAFGYSLKGLRAALRHEAAFRQECALALILFPSAFWLGRNAVEIFLLCFTVLLVLIVELINSAIEALADAISLEHHPLLGRAKDIGSAAVLLCLLTTGAWWAYVIIDRFF